One Roseomonas sp. OT10 DNA window includes the following coding sequences:
- a CDS encoding 2-hydroxy-3-oxopropionate reductase has product MKIGFVGLGIMGRPMALNLQKAGHALFVPERASLTQEVRAAATVLPDAAAVAREAEVVILIVPDTPDVEAALFGAGGVAEGLSPGKLVIDMSSISPTATQAFAKRINEKGCDYLDAPVSGGEVGAKQASLTIMVGGPQAAFDRALPLFQAMGKNVTLVGEANGAGQTTKVANQIIVALNIEAVAEALTFAAKAGADPAKVREALMGGFAASRVLEVHGKRMIDRTFEPGFRIRLHQKDLNLALQSGRELGVPLPNTASAQQLFSACVAMGGADWDHSGMVQALERLAGTS; this is encoded by the coding sequence ATGAAGATCGGATTCGTCGGCCTGGGCATCATGGGCCGCCCCATGGCGCTGAACCTGCAGAAGGCCGGCCACGCCCTGTTCGTGCCCGAGCGCGCCAGCCTGACGCAGGAGGTCCGCGCCGCCGCGACCGTCCTGCCCGATGCCGCCGCCGTGGCGCGGGAGGCGGAGGTGGTCATCCTCATCGTCCCCGACACCCCGGACGTGGAGGCGGCGCTGTTCGGCGCGGGCGGCGTGGCGGAGGGGCTTTCCCCCGGCAAGCTGGTGATCGACATGTCCTCGATCAGCCCCACCGCCACCCAGGCCTTCGCGAAGCGCATCAACGAGAAGGGCTGCGACTATCTCGACGCGCCCGTCTCGGGCGGCGAGGTGGGGGCGAAGCAGGCCAGCCTGACCATCATGGTGGGCGGCCCCCAGGCGGCCTTCGACCGCGCCCTGCCGCTGTTCCAGGCCATGGGCAAGAACGTCACCCTGGTCGGCGAGGCCAACGGCGCCGGCCAGACCACCAAGGTCGCCAACCAGATCATCGTCGCCCTGAACATCGAGGCGGTGGCCGAGGCCCTGACCTTCGCCGCGAAGGCCGGCGCCGATCCGGCCAAGGTGCGCGAGGCACTGATGGGCGGCTTCGCCGCCTCCCGCGTGCTGGAGGTGCATGGCAAGCGCATGATCGACCGCACCTTCGAGCCGGGCTTCCGAATCCGCCTGCACCAGAAGGACCTGAACCTGGCGCTGCAGTCCGGGCGGGAGCTGGGCGTGCCGCTGCCCAACACCGCCTCGGCCCAGCAGCTCTTTTCCGCCTGCGTGGCGATGGGCGGGGCGGACTGGGACCACTCGGGCATGGTCCAGGCCCTGGAGCGTCTCGCGGGGACGTCGTGA
- a CDS encoding helix-turn-helix domain-containing protein: MRFADIGQQLRAYRLESGLRAEEIAARLGVSRAALYRYEKGEVIKLDTIRRLAELLKISPLSLLGIGVEYFSRPLALHERLRQVEEQTDQILQVGGALCVQVSTMALETALAGAFSESADASTERLAARAAAEQSLGQLAARKRLYQQRRPSIIAMLGEGALRRLLADGVAAGLPISEATRLACRQAARAEAENIAELMQSEPMGLQLGLLPAADPAGPFIVLRDRERAHLCANPFAPDVPPLTAIGVGMITSADEAVSIHQRVAETVWRDALKGATAAARVRMLIQEAGF, encoded by the coding sequence ATGCGCTTCGCAGACATCGGCCAGCAGCTTCGGGCTTACCGGCTCGAGTCCGGCCTGCGGGCCGAGGAGATCGCGGCGCGTCTCGGTGTGTCGCGGGCGGCGCTGTACCGGTACGAGAAGGGCGAGGTCATCAAGCTGGACACGATCCGGCGGCTGGCCGAGCTGCTGAAGATCTCGCCGCTGTCGCTGCTGGGCATCGGGGTCGAGTACTTCTCCCGCCCCCTCGCCCTGCATGAGCGGCTGCGCCAGGTGGAGGAGCAGACCGACCAGATCCTCCAGGTGGGCGGCGCGCTGTGCGTCCAGGTGTCGACCATGGCGCTGGAGACGGCGCTGGCCGGGGCCTTCTCCGAATCGGCGGATGCCTCCACGGAACGCCTCGCCGCCCGGGCCGCCGCGGAGCAGTCCCTGGGCCAGCTCGCCGCCCGCAAGCGGCTGTACCAGCAGCGCCGCCCGTCGATCATCGCCATGCTCGGCGAAGGCGCGTTGCGCCGGCTCCTGGCGGATGGCGTGGCCGCGGGCCTGCCGATCTCCGAGGCGACCCGCCTCGCCTGCCGGCAGGCGGCACGGGCGGAGGCGGAGAACATCGCCGAGCTGATGCAGAGCGAGCCCATGGGCCTGCAGCTCGGCCTGCTGCCCGCGGCCGACCCGGCCGGCCCCTTCATCGTCCTGCGCGACCGGGAGCGGGCGCACCTCTGCGCCAACCCATTCGCGCCGGACGTGCCGCCGCTGACCGCCATCGGCGTGGGGATGATCACCAGCGCGGACGAAGCGGTGAGCATCCACCAGCGGGTCGCCGAGACCGTCTGGCGCGATGCGCTGAAGGGCGCCACCGCGGCGGCGCGGGTGCGGATGCTGATCCAGGAGGCGGGGTTCTGA
- a CDS encoding bifunctional acetate--CoA ligase family protein/GNAT family N-acetyltransferase gives MHELPPLPRAARPGFRETALLSPRRVALLADPALPESAILARNLASGGFRGALHAVGQGWDGLDTVPDLASLEQPPDVAVLALPPAAQEQAMRDLAARGCHAAVVPVHAPDLTALTVRTGVRAVGQRSFGLAIPAMGLNATLSHLPLRPGRLALLCQSATLARVILDWAAAEGVGFSLILGIGSNADIGFARALDWISRDTATNAVLLDLRRIKLRRAFISAARAAARTRPVVAVRPGSSSGGAPGTSDAVMEAALRRAGVLRVTGLEALFSAAETLARLRVSGRRRAAEADQVAVVANGLGPALMAADAAVNGGGRLAAIPEAARAMLDLALPEGWHGVNPLVLPPGQGHRLAEAAAMLAALPEVGSVVAVHSPMPEEDGDTAAAAMAALAGQRGAPLLVGWLGQATAGPQRHALATAGLAVFPTPEAAVRGALHLAEDLRNRVVAAELPPREVLELSPDRAAVRALLDRARSESRLTLNEAEALSVLDAYGVPTVARHAVRGPDEAARAAMLLGFPVAMKVLSPDLPAKTEVGGVVLGLRDVKSVRAAGRDLLARMAAMDPPPRVDGLLVERQAGKGTELRLRVGDDAMFGPWIGFGAGGTAADLTADEAVDLPPLNRILADALIARTRLVKRLRGWRDHPAVALGEVSAALVRLSSLVVDFPEIASASINPLLADPAGVLALDADIRLRPAGEAGQLAIAPYPAELGEGWTSPDGRRLVIRPIRPEDAAAHAEAFGQLDPQDIRWRFFSAARALTPDQIYRLTQIDYDREMAFIATEAAEGRLPRTVGVSRLVREGDGRTAEFAVIVGPEWKGTGLARHLMRRVIDWGRSVGVQRITGQVLADNQPMQHFIGKLGFTLRRVEADLFEASLDLTTPEGEAPAGGAPG, from the coding sequence ATGCACGAGCTTCCGCCCTTGCCGCGCGCGGCGCGCCCCGGCTTCCGGGAGACGGCGCTGCTCTCGCCGCGCCGCGTCGCGCTGCTGGCCGATCCCGCGCTGCCGGAATCGGCGATCCTGGCGCGGAACCTCGCCTCCGGCGGCTTCCGCGGGGCGCTGCACGCGGTCGGGCAGGGCTGGGACGGGCTTGACACCGTGCCCGACCTGGCGTCGCTGGAGCAGCCGCCCGACGTCGCCGTCCTCGCCCTGCCGCCCGCGGCCCAGGAGCAGGCGATGCGCGACCTGGCGGCGCGCGGCTGCCACGCGGCGGTGGTGCCGGTCCATGCGCCGGATCTGACGGCGCTGACCGTGCGGACGGGGGTGCGGGCGGTCGGGCAGCGCTCCTTCGGCCTGGCGATCCCGGCCATGGGGCTGAACGCCACCCTCTCGCACCTGCCGCTGCGGCCGGGGCGGCTGGCGCTGCTGTGCCAGTCGGCCACCCTGGCCCGGGTGATCCTGGACTGGGCGGCGGCGGAGGGTGTGGGGTTCAGCCTGATCCTGGGCATCGGCAGCAACGCGGATATCGGATTCGCCCGCGCCCTGGACTGGATCTCGCGCGATACCGCCACCAACGCGGTGCTGCTCGACCTGCGCCGGATCAAGCTGCGGCGTGCCTTCATCTCCGCCGCCCGCGCCGCCGCCCGAACCCGCCCGGTGGTGGCGGTGCGGCCGGGCAGCTCCTCCGGCGGCGCGCCCGGCACCAGCGATGCGGTGATGGAGGCGGCGCTGCGCCGCGCCGGCGTGCTGCGGGTCACGGGGCTGGAGGCGCTGTTCTCGGCGGCGGAAACCCTGGCGCGGCTGCGGGTCTCCGGCCGGCGCCGGGCGGCGGAGGCGGACCAGGTGGCCGTGGTGGCCAACGGGCTCGGGCCGGCGCTGATGGCGGCGGATGCGGCGGTCAATGGCGGCGGGCGGCTGGCGGCGATCCCCGAGGCGGCGCGGGCCATGCTGGACCTCGCCCTTCCCGAGGGCTGGCACGGGGTCAACCCGCTGGTCCTGCCGCCCGGCCAGGGGCACCGGCTGGCGGAGGCCGCCGCCATGCTGGCCGCCCTGCCGGAGGTGGGGTCGGTCGTGGCCGTGCACTCCCCGATGCCGGAGGAGGATGGCGATACGGCTGCGGCGGCGATGGCGGCGCTGGCCGGCCAGCGCGGCGCGCCGCTGCTGGTGGGGTGGCTGGGCCAGGCGACGGCGGGTCCGCAGCGCCATGCGCTGGCCACGGCCGGGCTGGCGGTCTTCCCGACGCCGGAGGCCGCCGTGCGCGGCGCCCTGCATCTGGCGGAGGATCTGCGCAACCGGGTCGTGGCGGCGGAGCTGCCGCCGCGCGAGGTGCTGGAGCTGAGCCCCGACCGCGCCGCGGTCCGCGCCCTGCTCGACAGGGCCCGGTCCGAGTCCCGCCTGACCCTGAACGAGGCGGAGGCGCTGTCCGTGCTCGACGCCTATGGCGTGCCCACCGTGGCGCGGCATGCGGTGCGAGGGCCGGACGAGGCCGCCCGGGCCGCCATGCTGCTGGGCTTCCCGGTGGCGATGAAGGTCCTCTCGCCGGACCTTCCCGCCAAGACGGAGGTGGGCGGCGTGGTGCTGGGCCTGCGCGACGTGAAGTCGGTGCGGGCCGCCGGCCGGGATCTGCTGGCGCGCATGGCGGCCATGGACCCGCCGCCGCGCGTGGACGGGCTGCTGGTCGAGCGGCAGGCGGGGAAGGGGACGGAGCTGCGGCTGCGGGTCGGCGACGACGCGATGTTCGGCCCCTGGATCGGCTTCGGCGCGGGCGGGACGGCAGCGGACCTGACGGCGGACGAGGCGGTGGACCTGCCGCCGCTGAACCGCATCCTGGCCGATGCGCTGATCGCCCGGACCCGGCTGGTGAAGCGCCTGCGGGGCTGGCGCGACCACCCGGCCGTGGCGCTGGGGGAGGTATCGGCGGCGCTGGTGCGGCTGTCGTCTCTGGTGGTGGATTTCCCCGAGATCGCGAGCGCCTCGATCAATCCGCTGCTCGCCGACCCGGCCGGGGTGCTGGCACTGGATGCGGACATCCGGCTGCGTCCCGCAGGGGAGGCCGGGCAGCTCGCGATCGCGCCCTATCCGGCGGAGCTGGGCGAAGGCTGGACGTCGCCGGATGGGCGCCGGCTGGTGATCCGGCCGATCCGGCCCGAGGATGCGGCCGCCCATGCCGAGGCCTTCGGCCAGCTCGACCCGCAGGACATCCGCTGGCGCTTCTTCAGTGCCGCCCGCGCCCTGACGCCCGACCAGATCTACCGCCTGACGCAGATCGACTACGACCGGGAGATGGCCTTCATCGCCACGGAGGCGGCGGAGGGCCGCTTGCCCCGCACCGTGGGCGTGTCGCGCCTGGTGCGCGAAGGGGATGGCCGCACCGCGGAGTTCGCCGTCATCGTCGGCCCCGAATGGAAGGGGACGGGCCTCGCGCGGCACCTGATGCGACGGGTGATCGACTGGGGGCGCTCGGTGGGCGTCCAGCGGATCACCGGGCAGGTGCTGGCCGACAACCAGCCGATGCAGCACTTCATCGGGAAGCTGGGCTTCACGCTGCGCCGGGTGGAGGCCGACCTGTTCGAGGCCTCGCTGGACCTCACCACGCCCGAGGGCGAGGCCCCGGCGGGCGGCGCACCGGGCTGA
- a CDS encoding alpha/beta hydrolase, with product MHDPRWDPEMLQFQRVMDAAARPDPIPDPAVDLAGTRRRTEWLNLPLAAGGPAMAESRDLRLPLAGREVTCRLHRPRRDAALPVLLFLHGGGWAWNSIDTHDRLTRVLALAGDCAVLAPDYALAPEHPFPQGLEESLDAARWVARQGADLGLDGTRLVIGGDSAGANLALAAALRLRETDPGLALAGLLLAYGVYDAGCDTPTYAEFAEGYGLTRERMRLFWRLYAPEEADRRSPLAAPLAAELGGLPPVVMPVAELDVLRGENEAMAARLRAAGVPVEWHLLAGTAHGFLRAQGRVAAADAATAACAAWLRRRWAA from the coding sequence ATGCACGACCCCCGCTGGGACCCGGAGATGCTGCAGTTCCAGCGCGTCATGGATGCGGCTGCCCGGCCGGACCCGATCCCGGACCCGGCCGTCGATCTGGCGGGGACCCGGCGCCGGACGGAATGGCTGAACCTGCCGCTCGCGGCGGGCGGGCCGGCCATGGCAGAGAGCCGCGACCTGCGCCTGCCCCTGGCGGGGCGGGAGGTGACCTGCCGCCTGCACCGGCCGCGCCGGGACGCCGCGCTGCCGGTGCTGCTGTTCCTGCACGGCGGCGGCTGGGCCTGGAACAGCATCGACACGCATGACCGCCTCACCCGCGTGCTGGCCCTGGCCGGGGATTGCGCCGTCCTGGCCCCGGACTACGCGCTGGCGCCCGAGCACCCCTTCCCCCAGGGGCTGGAGGAGAGCCTGGACGCCGCGCGCTGGGTCGCACGGCAGGGCGCGGACCTCGGACTCGACGGGACCAGGCTGGTCATCGGCGGCGATTCCGCCGGGGCGAACCTGGCCCTGGCCGCGGCGCTGCGGCTGCGCGAGACGGATCCGGGCCTCGCCCTGGCCGGCCTGCTGCTGGCCTATGGGGTCTATGATGCCGGCTGCGACACGCCGACCTATGCCGAGTTCGCCGAAGGCTATGGCCTGACCCGGGAGCGGATGCGGCTGTTCTGGCGCCTCTACGCGCCGGAGGAGGCGGACCGGCGCAGCCCCCTTGCCGCGCCGCTGGCGGCGGAGCTGGGCGGCCTCCCCCCGGTGGTGATGCCGGTGGCGGAGCTGGACGTGCTGCGCGGCGAGAACGAGGCGATGGCGGCAAGGCTGCGCGCCGCGGGCGTGCCGGTGGAGTGGCACCTCCTCGCTGGCACCGCGCACGGCTTCCTGCGGGCGCAGGGGCGGGTGGCGGCGGCCGATGCGGCGACGGCCGCCTGCGCCGCCTGGCTGCGGCGGCGCTGGGCCGCCTGA
- a CDS encoding amidohydrolase: MDQSLVEMLTGWRRHLHANPAPTLEEGPTAEFVVSRLRELGVEDIVPGVGGHGVVATLRRGGGNRSVGLRADMDALPIQEAPSDLPWRSTRPGVMHACGHDGHTTALLGAAALLLRDDSWSGTVRLVFQPAEEGGGGARAMVEDGLFQRFPMERIFGWHNWPGLPVGTIAVHDHAVMAAGNRFEVTVRGHAGHAALPHLARDPIVAAGHFIVATQSIVARSLDPMDTGVISLTTIGGGEAFNQIASEVLIRGSARYLRPEVGQQIASSLDRIAEGVSTTFAVKVEVRQLLGIDLTANTPDEREMAAEAAASVATLRRDVPPAMTGEDFSRFLQEVPGAFVWIGNGPTDGGRELHNPHYDFDDRVLPYASRYLVEAAKSALAPDQG; the protein is encoded by the coding sequence ATGGACCAATCCCTTGTCGAGATGCTGACGGGGTGGCGCCGCCACCTCCATGCCAACCCGGCCCCGACGTTGGAAGAAGGGCCGACGGCGGAGTTCGTTGTCTCGCGCCTCCGTGAACTCGGCGTGGAGGATATCGTCCCGGGGGTGGGAGGTCACGGGGTGGTTGCCACCCTGCGCCGCGGCGGCGGCAACCGCTCGGTCGGGCTGCGCGCCGACATGGATGCCCTGCCGATCCAGGAGGCGCCGTCCGACCTGCCCTGGCGCAGCACGCGGCCGGGGGTGATGCATGCCTGCGGCCATGACGGGCATACCACCGCGCTGCTCGGCGCGGCCGCGCTGCTGCTGCGCGACGACAGCTGGTCCGGCACGGTGCGGCTGGTCTTCCAGCCGGCCGAGGAGGGTGGCGGCGGCGCCCGCGCCATGGTGGAGGACGGGCTGTTCCAGCGCTTCCCGATGGAGCGCATCTTCGGATGGCACAACTGGCCCGGCCTGCCGGTGGGCACCATCGCCGTCCACGACCATGCGGTGATGGCGGCCGGCAACCGCTTCGAGGTGACGGTGCGGGGCCATGCCGGCCATGCCGCCCTGCCGCATCTGGCGCGGGACCCGATCGTGGCGGCGGGGCACTTCATCGTGGCCACCCAGTCCATCGTCGCCCGCTCGCTCGACCCGATGGACACCGGCGTGATCAGCCTGACCACGATCGGCGGCGGCGAGGCCTTCAACCAGATCGCCTCGGAGGTGCTGATCCGCGGCTCGGCCCGCTACCTGCGGCCGGAGGTCGGGCAGCAGATCGCCTCCTCCCTGGACCGCATCGCCGAGGGGGTCTCCACCACCTTCGCGGTGAAGGTCGAGGTCCGCCAGCTGCTCGGCATCGACCTGACCGCCAACACGCCGGACGAGCGGGAGATGGCGGCCGAGGCCGCCGCGAGCGTCGCCACCCTCCGCCGCGACGTGCCGCCCGCCATGACCGGGGAGGATTTCAGCCGCTTCCTGCAGGAGGTGCCGGGCGCCTTCGTCTGGATCGGCAACGGCCCGACCGATGGCGGGCGGGAGCTGCACAACCCGCATTACGACTTCGACGACCGCGTGCTGCCCTATGCCAGCCGCTACCTCGTCGAGGCGGCCAAGAGCGCCCTGGCCCCGGACCAGGGCTGA
- a CDS encoding autotransporter assembly complex protein TamA produces MPVLHPRLLALPLLLPLLVCLPAGWPAAQPRPAAAPADPDREAAPGVATGQGPAPLPAPADDIAEPTLPYETELRPTGDGTLDTLLQGVSALRRLQAAAPTTAEGLVARALQDQGALIRALRAEGYYDGRPVVLLNGEAPDAPLLAQRLAAAPGPVRATIGAETGPRYTIGSVRVTPEAPEADITAAGEVSGLAPGDPARAQEVVNAGERLLTGLREAGHPFAAIARREVVVDHDTRLMEVTYVLAPGPRARFAMPEVEGATHVDPRLLRAVAGQLEDRPYDPRQLDRVRRDIVALGVFGTARARAAEQLDASGRLPVTFLVAERPFRAIGGTIAYETRNGPTGRIYWEHRNIFGAAERLRLEAEVGRTTESASGDNLNARVSANLRKPWLFGRNMSLVMEVAALRERLLAYDRDAVTANVALETRPEPRLTLSGGVLMEYGDTTEDGIKTNNQLVGLIGTALWDDTDNVLNPSRGQRANLLVSPIYSLNGSNVFVRIRAGGSTYFDLRHDQGTILALRGSLGSIVGSEAGQVPPHLRFYAGGGGSVRGYDFQRIGPRNRSGRPRGGLSLVEASVEVRQRISGPWGMAAFVDAGSVGTDEMPDFGQLRFGAGLGLRYATAIGPIRADVAIPLNQEPGNNSFGLYVGIGQAF; encoded by the coding sequence TTGCCCGTTCTCCACCCCCGCCTGCTCGCCCTGCCGCTCCTGCTGCCGCTTCTCGTCTGCCTTCCGGCCGGTTGGCCTGCCGCCCAGCCCCGTCCGGCCGCCGCGCCGGCCGACCCCGACCGGGAGGCCGCGCCCGGCGTCGCGACCGGCCAGGGCCCCGCGCCCCTCCCGGCGCCCGCCGACGACATCGCCGAGCCGACCCTGCCCTATGAGACGGAACTGCGGCCGACCGGGGACGGGACGCTGGACACCCTGCTGCAGGGCGTCTCGGCGCTGCGGCGCCTGCAGGCGGCCGCCCCCACCACGGCCGAAGGGCTGGTCGCCCGGGCCCTGCAGGACCAGGGCGCGCTGATCCGCGCGCTGCGGGCGGAGGGCTACTACGACGGCCGCCCGGTGGTCCTCCTCAACGGCGAGGCGCCGGATGCCCCCCTGCTGGCCCAGCGGCTGGCGGCCGCGCCTGGCCCGGTGAGGGCCACCATCGGGGCGGAGACCGGGCCGCGCTATACCATCGGCAGCGTGCGCGTGACGCCGGAGGCGCCCGAGGCGGACATCACCGCGGCGGGGGAGGTGTCCGGCCTCGCCCCCGGCGATCCGGCCCGGGCGCAGGAGGTGGTGAACGCCGGCGAGCGCCTGCTGACCGGTCTGCGGGAGGCCGGCCACCCCTTCGCGGCGATCGCCCGGCGGGAGGTGGTGGTCGACCACGACACGCGGCTGATGGAGGTCACCTACGTCCTGGCCCCGGGCCCCCGGGCCCGCTTCGCCATGCCGGAGGTGGAGGGCGCGACCCATGTGGACCCCAGGCTGCTGCGCGCGGTGGCCGGGCAGCTGGAGGACCGGCCCTATGACCCGCGGCAGCTCGACCGGGTGCGGCGCGACATCGTGGCGCTCGGCGTCTTCGGCACCGCCCGCGCCCGCGCGGCAGAGCAGCTGGATGCCAGCGGCCGGCTGCCGGTCACCTTCCTGGTGGCCGAGCGGCCCTTCCGTGCCATCGGCGGCACCATCGCCTACGAGACGCGCAACGGCCCCACCGGCCGCATCTACTGGGAGCACCGCAACATCTTTGGCGCGGCGGAGCGCCTGAGGCTGGAGGCGGAGGTCGGCCGCACCACGGAAAGCGCCTCCGGCGACAATCTGAACGCCCGGGTCTCGGCCAATCTCCGCAAGCCCTGGCTGTTCGGGCGCAACATGTCCCTGGTGATGGAGGTCGCCGCCCTGCGCGAGCGCCTGCTGGCCTACGACCGCGATGCCGTCACCGCGAACGTGGCGCTCGAGACGAGGCCCGAGCCCCGCCTGACCCTGTCGGGCGGCGTGCTGATGGAATACGGCGACACCACGGAGGACGGGATCAAGACGAACAATCAGCTGGTGGGGCTGATCGGCACCGCCCTGTGGGACGACACGGACAACGTGCTGAACCCGTCGCGCGGGCAGCGCGCCAACCTGCTGGTCTCGCCGATCTATTCGTTGAACGGCAGCAACGTCTTCGTCCGCATCCGCGCCGGAGGCAGCACCTATTTCGACCTGCGGCACGACCAGGGCACCATCCTGGCGCTGCGCGGCTCGCTGGGCAGCATCGTCGGCTCGGAGGCCGGGCAGGTCCCGCCGCATCTGCGCTTCTATGCCGGCGGCGGCGGCTCGGTCCGCGGCTACGACTTCCAGCGGATCGGGCCGCGCAACCGCTCCGGCCGGCCGCGCGGCGGCCTCTCCCTGGTGGAGGCGAGCGTGGAGGTGCGGCAGCGGATCAGCGGGCCCTGGGGCATGGCCGCCTTCGTCGATGCGGGCAGCGTCGGCACGGACGAGATGCCGGATTTCGGCCAGCTCCGCTTCGGCGCCGGGCTCGGCCTGCGCTACGCCACGGCGATCGGGCCCATCCGCGCCGACGTCGCCATCCCGCTGAACCAGGAGCCGGGGAACAACAGCTTCGGCCTCTATGTCGGGATCGGGCAGGCCTTCTGA